From Rutidosis leptorrhynchoides isolate AG116_Rl617_1_P2 chromosome 3, CSIRO_AGI_Rlap_v1, whole genome shotgun sequence, a single genomic window includes:
- the LOC139896802 gene encoding uncharacterized protein: MQRQSNRVVDGLIPGYGKIRKRGCSSSPSSSSKFHNYRFKRAIMVGKTRVASGSRSSTPAPSWRMTPSSKSKLGGGVESPNYDGGGGRSRAVSARKLAATLWEMNEMPSPQRSSEMKREKETARVRERTNRPVHKSGSFPSHLSDPSHSPVSQKMDRSGTGSHRRISTSHKPRLEDKNGEVYDSLSNISLMEIENRSRAQTPNASVNSIKPRLKEVSNALVTSKDLLKIIHRMWAHDNLPSSSMSLISALHTELERARLQVNQIIKDQSVDHIDHNEINYLLKRFAEEKAMWKSKERRAIESVTDELEVEKKLRRRSESLNKKLGQELAETKASFAEVLKELESEKRAREIMEQVCDELAVDIGEDRAEAEELKRESVKVHEEVEKEREMLQLADKLREERVQMKLAEAKIQFEEKNAVVEKLRSQLEAFLGNGKKKGRKDEVLISYLNNSNVGGSRLNEEHDGEVENDEDEDSGESDLHSIELSMDNNNNNNKSFKWPQGYNGHKDSFDDEIISRNSVKGQTSRKSTSSIHRNVQEAFVDIEKQTPRRSHCDDLLRYKSVKGLRDRILTTLKPQMSRDFDNSGHGSGSKLKVETFSGRRSKK; encoded by the exons ATGCAGAGACAGAGTAATCGGGTCGTAGACGGGTTGATCCCGGGTTACGGCAAGATCCGTAAACGAGGCTGTTCTtcgtcaccatcttcatcatctaaatttcATAATTACCGATTTAAGCGTGCAATTATGGTTGGGAAAACCCGGGTGGCAAGTGGGTCTAGATCCAGTACTCCGGCGCCGTCGTGGAGGATGACGCCGTCGTCAAAATCCAAACTTGGCGGCGGTGTAGAGTCGCCTAATTACGACGGCGGCGGTGGGAGGTCGAGAGCGGTATCGGCGAGGAAACTGGCGGCGACACTGTGGGAGATGAATGAGATGCCGTCACCTCAGCGTTCGTCTGAGATGAAGAGAGAGAAAGAAACGGCGAGGGTTAGAGAGAGAACAAACCGGCCGGTTCATAAATCCggttcatttccttctcatttGTCTGATCCGTCTCATAGTCCTGTTTCTCAG AAAATGGATCGATCCGGAACAGGATCTCATCGTAGGATCTCAACGTCTCATAAACCCAGGCTTGAGGACAAGAATGGTGAAGTTTATGATTCTCTTAGCAACATTAGTTTAATGGAg ATTGAAAACCGATCTCGAGCGCAGACTCCTAATGCTTCCGTAAATAGTATCAAGCCACGTTTAAAAGAAGTTAGTAACGCTTTAGTGACGTCCAAAGATCTACTAAAGATTATTCACCGAATGTGGGCCCATGATAATCTTCCATCATCTAGCATGTCGCTTATCTCAGCCTTACATACCGAGCTAGAGCGGGCCCGACTTCAGGTCAACCAGATCATCAAAGACCAAAGTGTTGACCATATTGACCATAATGAAATTAATTACCTGCTAAAACGCTTTGCTGAGGAGAAAGCGATGTGGAAAAGTAAAGAAAGACGAGCGATTGAATCTGTGACTGATGAGTTGGAGGTTGAGAAAAAGTTAAGACGAAGATCTGAGAGCTTGAATAAAAAATTAGGTCAAGAATTAGCGGAAACGAAGGCTTCGTTTGCAGAAGTTTTAAAAGAACTTGAGAGTGAGAAACGGGCACGTGAAATTATGGAGCAAGTTTGTGATGAATTAGCAGTTGATATTGGTGAAGATCGGGCCGAAGCAGAAGAATTGAAACGGGAATCGGTTAAAGTTCATGAAGAAGTTGAAAAAGAAAGAGAAATGCTTCAACTTGCTGATAAATTAAGAGAAGAAAGAGTGCAAATGAAATTAGCAGAAGCTAAGATTCAATTTGAAGAAAAAAACGCGGTTGTTGAAAAATTAAGGAGTCAACTTGAAGCGTTTCTTGGAAACGGTAAGAAAAAAGGGCGAAAAGATGAAGTCCTGATTAGTTATTTGAATAATAGTAATGTTGGTGGGTCCCGTTTGAATGAAGAACATGATGGTGAAGTTgagaatgatgaagatgaagattcagGGGAGAGTGATCTTCATTCTATAGAACTAAGTatggataacaataataataataacaagagttTTAAGTGGCCTCAGGGTTATAATGGTCATAAAGATTCGTTTGACGATGAAATAATATCGAGGAATTCAGTCAAAGGTCAAACATCGAGGAAAAGTACTTCTTCGATTCATAGGAACGTTCAAGAGGCTTTTGTGGATATCGAGAAACAAACGCCAAGAAGAAGTCATTGTGATGACTTGTTGAGATATAAGTCGGTCAAAGGTTTACGAGACCGGATTTTGACTACTTTGAAGCCACAAATGTCAAGAGATTTTGACAATTCGGGTCATGGTAGTGGGTCAAAGTTGAAAGTTGAAACCTTTAGTGGTAGACGATCGAAAAAGTGA